In a genomic window of Branchiostoma lanceolatum isolate klBraLanc5 chromosome 12, klBraLanc5.hap2, whole genome shotgun sequence:
- the LOC136445683 gene encoding S-adenosylmethionine-dependent methyltransferase Rv2258c-like → MSATETDHHQNDVVMASSGDQQEREESTMEFAMKMFDIVKAGFVCMAMSVGSRAGLFEAMGRLEGPATCQEIADAAGMRVRYVREWVGAMATSGVIDVVDMEKETFFLPRHRIPVLLSQFR, encoded by the exons ATGAGCGCTACTGAGACTGACCATCATCAGAACGACGTCGTGATGGCGTCTAGCGGTGACCAACAG GAAAGGGAGGAGTCCACCATGGAGTTCGCCATGAAGATGTTCGATATCGTGAAGGCGGGGTTCGTGTGCATGGCCATGTCCGTGGGGTCCCGGGCCGGGCTGTTCGAGGCCATGGGGCGGCTTGAGGGGCCAGCCACGTGTCAAGAGATCGCCGATGCCGCCGGGATGCGGGTCCG GTACGTCCGCGAGTGGGTCGGTGCCATGGCAACGTCAGGAGTGATTGACGTGGTGGACATGGAGAAGGAGACGTTCTTCCTGCCGAGACACCGCATCCCCGTCCTGCTGTCGCAGTTCAGGTGA